The following is a genomic window from Planctomycetota bacterium.
AAATCATCCGGCCGATTCATCGTGCAAATGAACAACGACAGGTCATCGCACGATTCGTCGATTTGGCCCGAGGCATTGTGTGCGACGGAAACATCAGCCATGACCACCTCGCGTTGCATCGGATTGGTGTTGCATTTCCCTGAGATCGTGTGCCTGCCCGACTTCGTTGCCCCGCACCCAGTATCGCGCTGTCTGTCGCAAAGACCACCAAAATCGCTCGACGGCCGAGCCGCGGACGTTTTCTCGCGGAAAACCGTCGGCCGCGACCGAGATGCCGGTGACGTCGCACAGCTTGCTCCACGCCTCCGGGGCGCTCACGTCGAAACGCAGGATGTCCATGCAGTGCTCACGCTCCGTCTCCCGAACGAGGGCATCATGCTCCGAGTGAACGCGCCGGCAGGCATCCTCGTCAATCGTGGCATAGGGAACACCGAAAAACGCCTCGGCTGCCCCTAACACGTCTGGCGACGCAATGACGTCCGCGTTCGGGTCGTAGCCCTCCCACGTCCGGCAACGCTGCTTCCACTGACGGCGATAAAACGGGTGCCGCAGGTGGGACAAGACGCTGCCAACCCATCGCTCGACGGGACGTTGGGTCACGATGAACAACGCCCCACGATTGGCGGCGACGACCTGCTTCATGACGCTTGGCAGAAACAACGGAAAGTCGCCGACGGCCATGCCAAGCTCCACCCGCCGCCGATCGGCCGGAACATCCGCACTGAACGTGTATCCAGGCGGAGCACCGGTGCCGCTGTACCACGTGTCGCAAACGAGGCCGGGCAGGAAGTGACCGGATCGGTAGCCGAGCATCGCCAAAGCGAGCGACATGGAACTCGTGCCGGTCTTCATCATGCCGAGGTTCACCACGCTCGGGAAAGCGGCATCCGAAGGCAGGCTCTGACGCGGTTCGTAAACAGTCACGAGGTCTTCGCCCCCCGGCCGATCTTGCCGATCTGCCGAACTGCCTCACTCCCCACACGACCCACACGCCAGCAGAGAAACTCGCCCGGCGAAAACCAGCCCGAAGCGCGTAACTGCGACTCATAGTCACGCCGCAGTCGGTGACGCAAACCGGTCGCCCACGGTTTGTTGGCACCCACGAAATGCGAAATGCCGTCTCGGTTCATCCGAACCTGCCCGCCGGGCTGGGACCAACGGCCGCTGACCTGCTGATTCCAGCGGCCATCGAACTCGTGCCAGCGACCGTTCAACACGACGTTGAGCGCATCCTGATCAGCCCAGTTCAGTCGATCGCCGTGCCGCTCGATGAAATCCAGCGCACGCCGGCTTACTTCCTGCGACCGCCATCGGTCCAAGTCGATCAACATGACGCCTGAGTTGAACGCGGCGGCGTCGGGATCATCCAACTCGTCGACCGCGTAACCGACGCAGTTGTCCGAACCGACCCGGGGCATGAACTCGTCCCGCACCGCCCCGACCGCGTGACCGTTCAGCTCGGTATCGAACAAGCTCGCCGGATCTTCGAAACAAACCAGGTCACTGTCGAGGTAAAGGACTCGGTCCTTGTCCGGAAAAAGTTCCCCAACAACGAGCCGTGCGTACGCGGCCCGCGAGAAGCGTTCGGTCACCGCCAGGTTCCGCGGCAACAGCGAGCCGCTCTCGAGGTCGATGATCTCAAGCTCGAACGGCCGGGCGACCCGCCGAATCCGCGCCCGACTGTCGTCCGACAAACCAACGCTGCCCACATAAAACCGCACCTCACGTGCCGTCACATGTTTGGCGACGCTGTACAACGCCACGCCCAACGGCATCGCCATGGTTTCGTCCGCGCAGAAGAGGATGTCAACCGCCCGGCCCATCGGTCGATCATAGCTGCAAGCCGCGAACCGCCAGTTCGCCCGACCCTCGCAGTGGAACTCCACCCCGCTACCTTCGTATGCTCCCGCATTCGCACCGGCGTCAGCGTCGGAACCGATCAAGGGCCGTTAGCTCAGTTGGCCAGAGCGCCGTGTTTACACCGCGGATGTCGCAGGTTCGAGCCCTGCACGGCCCATTTCGCTCTCTCCGTAGGCTTTGTCATGTTTCACACCCGTGCCATCCCGTGGGTGATCTTCGGGATGATTCTCTGCGTGTTGGCCAGCGGCTGCGAGGAGACAGAGTCGGAGTTGGGATGGATCGATCTGACCGAAACCCGGGTCGATCAACACACGATCGAAGTATTCACCCAGTTGCAGGCCGGGCCGGCGTCGGTCGCGGCGGGAACCGACGGAACGCTGTACTTTTCCGTTCGGGGGGATGGGCGGGACGATGCGGTCTATGCGGTGCGGTCCAAGGGGATTCCGCGAACGGTCGGGCTCGATGTCAACGCCGCACTGCGAGCGGCGGGACTCGACGACGGTGCCGGGCATTTCAAGGCGCTCCTGCCAACGCCTGAGGGGTTGGTTTACTACTTCTCAGGCGGGACCAAGCGGGCGTCGGCCGATCATCTGGGGTTGTTGCCAACAGGCACGCAGACACCGACCGTGTTGGCGCGGGCCGGACGACTCGGCGACATCAGCGGACTGGGCGGCACGATCGTGCTCGCCGAGCCGGCGCTGGTGGGTAACGACACGACGGCCACGCTCTTGCTACGAACGCCCGGCGACGCCGCGCTGGTCCAGTTCGACCTACGAGACCTTCGCCGGCCCGACAACGCGGTCCGGTTCGGCCAACTCAGGCTCCCGATCATCGGCCCCTTCGGAAAGCTCACGCTCCGCGAGCCCGAACTCAGCATCGGTGCAGCCGATGACCGCGATCGGCTGCTCGTGACCGACCCGGCGGGCAAGGTGTACAACGTGAACTTCGCCAGCGGGCGTGGACGAACCGTGGCCGAGTTAACGACGCTGCCCTCCCCGATTCCGCCGGCCCAACAGGTCAACGCGGACCAAACCGGCAACTGGGCCGTGATCTACGCGCCACCGTTGTCATGGCAGGAGATCGTTCCGGGCACCGAGCAAGTGGCTGGGACGCCGAAGGTCTGGCTCGTCAACGGGGACCGCCACGACGGCACGTTTATCGAGGCCCGACAGTTCGAGGCCGGGCGTTTCTTCCCGACGTCCATGCTGCGAGTCGATGACACGACGTACCTGCTGCACGACCCCCAAACCGGCGCGGTGGCGAAGCTCACCGTGCTGTTACCCGAAGGCTTGGCCGACGAGAACCCGGACGGATAGAACCGCTGCCCCCGGTCGACTACAGTGCCCACTGCGTCGGAAAACGAACACCCCGGAGAGGTGTCCGAGTGGCTTAAGGAGCACGACTGGAATTCGTGTATGCGTGAAAACGTATCGGGGGTTCGAATCCCCCCCTCTCCGCTTCCAACAAGTTGGTTCAAACAAGTTTCTTGACCAGCGCCGCGATCTCCGCGGCGTTTTTGTTTTGCATCTCAACAAGAGGGTGGGTTTGAGCGCCGATCGGTGCCCAGTGCGTGGGGTCGGTCGGGCCGAACAGGGCAATGGTGGGCAGGCCCAGGACGGCGGCGAGGTGGGTCGGACCGGTGTCATGGCCGACGTAGGCGACGGCGGTGCGGAGCTTCTCGTGCAGCGCGGCGAGCGTGGGGATCACCGTCGCGCCCTCAGGCACCACGCCGCGGTCGGCCTCGGCTTCGCCGCAGATCAGCTCGGCGTTCTTCAGCTTGCCGGCCAGTTCGACCCAGCGCTCGACGGGCCAGCACTTGTCGGTGCCGCCGCTGCCGGTGTGCAGGAGGATCGGGCCCTTCTTGGGGCGGACATTTTGCAGGCCGTGATTGCGGATGCGGGCGATGGACTGACGCACGCCATCGGCGAGGATCGGCTCGGTCAGCGCGTCGGCGTAGGTGTCGGTGATGTGCTTGCCGGCCGGGCGGTTGGGCAAGGTCGTCACGGCGACGCCGCGATCGGCGAGGGTCGCTTCGAGCTTGCCGGGCTCGCCGAACGTGTACGCCTCGGCGGTCAGGTCCACGCGCTTGGCAAGCTCGTCGGAAAGCTCACCGCCGAACGCCCCACTCCATCGCTCGGCATCGTCCCACTCGACGCCGATCACCCGCTCGGCCAGCTGCCCCTTCTCGCTGTGCGTGACGTACACGATCCGCTGCTGCGCCCGCAGCCGCGCCAACGCCATCGCGATCGGCCAAGTGAGCACGAAGTCACCGAGCCCGCCGGCGTGGAAGATGAGAACGTAGCGGCGAAGCACGAGCCCACTCTACGCGTCGACGCCTTCGAGTGCGGCTCGTCGCGACAACTCAGATTTCGACGCCCAAGCGCAGCGAGAGCACGCTGACGTGTCGGCTACCAAAGTCGTACTCCAGTTGAATGAGCAAGACTTGCAGTCGGCCATCGGCCAGTTCGATGGGCAGTGAGTGAAAGTGGGGCACGGAATCCGCCGACTGTCGGGACGCTGAAGGATCGGCGCACAGCCGCTCGATCTCGTCCCAAAACAGTTCTTGAAAACTGACCGGCAGTCGGTCGAGGCTCGGGCGGACATCCGGCGCGAGGCGCGGAACCCAAGAAGAACTCATTGCTCCGCCCGCAACTTGGCCAAGCGTTCACGCTCCCGCGCGATGTCAAGCGGAATCGTCTCGATCTCGCCGCTCCGAATTTTCATCAAGCGAACCGCTTCCTCTCGCGGAGGCACTTGAATGATCGCGGCTGCGCGGGCGGCTTGGATACGCAGGTCATGGAAGCCGGCAAGCCCCGCGCACTGTGAGGGGCTCAACTTCTCGCGGATCAAACGGACAAGAACCTGCGCCTCCTCGAACCAGGCAGACCACTGTTCGTGTAAGTGCTCGGCGCGGGCGAGCGGCTCCGGGTCGAGCGTCGCTGGCAACAACTCTCGGTCGTACTCCTGAAGCGCACGTGCGGTAGCCAGGGCCGCACCGATCCATGCTTCGGCTTCCGCCAGCCGCAGTGGACGGTTGGTCCCAGAACCGTCCGTAAAGGTGAACTGACAAAAGCCCATCGCACGATTGTACGAGAGACCCGATTTCGTGTCACTCCGATTTACAAGGCGTGGCAAGCACGCTCGATCCAGCCGCCGCCGAGGACGATGTCGCTGTCGTACAGGCACACCGCCTGGCCGGGACTCACCGCCGCTTGCGGGTCGGCGAACTTCACCTCGATCTTGTCGTCGCCGACGCGCTGCATCGTCGCCTCGACCGGCTCGGCGTTGTAGCGGATCTGGGCTTGGCATCGCATCGGCTCCCACGCGTCGATCGCACGCTGGGCGATGAGATTGCATTGGTCGGCGATCAGCCCGGGGCTAAGCAAGTCTTGCTTGTCGCCGACGACGACGCGGTTGGATACCGGGTCGATGTTCGTGACGTACACCGGCTTGCCGACCGCGAGCCGCAGGCCCTTGCGTTGGCCGATGGTGTACTTCTGGTAGCCGGCGTGTTGGCCGAGGACGTTGCCGGCGGTGTCGACGACCTCACCTTCCTCGAACGCACCGGTCCGTCGCTCAACGAGGCCGGCGTAGTTCTGGTCGGGAACGAAGCAGATCTCCTGTGAGTCCGGCTTGTTGAACACCGGCAGGTCGCGCTCCTCCGCCAGCGCCCGAATCTCCGGCTTGGTGAAGCCGCCGATGGGCAAGAGCGTGCGATCGAGCGTTTCGCGGTCGGTGCCGAAGAGGACGTAGCTCTGGTCCTTGGCGGTGTCGACGCCGCGCATGAGGCAGCGCTCGCCGCTGACCGGGTCGGTGCCGACACGGGCGTAGTGGCCGGACGCGACGAACTCCGCCCCAACGGCCTCGGCGTACTGCTTGAGCCGGCCGTACTTGAGCCAGTCGTTGCAGCGGACACACGGGTTGGGCGTCCGGCCTCGGTTGTACTCGCCGACGAAGTAGTCGATCACCTTCTCGAACGCGTCGGAGAAGTTCAGCACGTAGAACGGAATGCCGAGCATCCCCGCGACTCGCCGGGCGTCGTTGGCGTCGAGCACACTGCAACACCCCTGCTTGCCCGGCTTGGTCGAGCACGCCTGCGCCTCGGCGACTTCCGGCGGAGTTCCAAGCCGCATGAAACAGCCCATCACGTCGTACCCCTGCTCCAGCAGCAGCGCAGCAGCGACCGAGGAGTCCACGCCACCCGACATCGCGACCACGACCTTTTTCGCCTTCCGCGGCATGTGCGA
Proteins encoded in this region:
- a CDS encoding glycosyltransferase family 9 protein, whose amino-acid sequence is MLRRYVLIFHAGGLGDFVLTWPIAMALARLRAQQRIVYVTHSEKGQLAERVIGVEWDDAERWSGAFGGELSDELAKRVDLTAEAYTFGEPGKLEATLADRGVAVTTLPNRPAGKHITDTYADALTEPILADGVRQSIARIRNHGLQNVRPKKGPILLHTGSGGTDKCWPVERWVELAGKLKNAELICGEAEADRGVVPEGATVIPTLAALHEKLRTAVAYVGHDTGPTHLAAVLGLPTIALFGPTDPTHWAPIGAQTHPLVEMQNKNAAEIAALVKKLV
- a CDS encoding sulfotransferase; this translates as MTVYEPRQSLPSDAAFPSVVNLGMMKTGTSSMSLALAMLGYRSGHFLPGLVCDTWYSGTGAPPGYTFSADVPADRRRVELGMAVGDFPLFLPSVMKQVVAANRGALFIVTQRPVERWVGSVLSHLRHPFYRRQWKQRCRTWEGYDPNADVIASPDVLGAAEAFFGVPYATIDEDACRRVHSEHDALVRETEREHCMDILRFDVSAPEAWSKLCDVTGISVAADGFPRENVRGSAVERFWWSLRQTARYWVRGNEVGQAHDLREMQHQSDATRGGHG
- the mnmA gene encoding tRNA 2-thiouridine(34) synthase MnmA, encoding MPRKAKKVVVAMSGGVDSSVAAALLLEQGYDVMGCFMRLGTPPEVAEAQACSTKPGKQGCCSVLDANDARRVAGMLGIPFYVLNFSDAFEKVIDYFVGEYNRGRTPNPCVRCNDWLKYGRLKQYAEAVGAEFVASGHYARVGTDPVSGERCLMRGVDTAKDQSYVLFGTDRETLDRTLLPIGGFTKPEIRALAEERDLPVFNKPDSQEICFVPDQNYAGLVERRTGAFEEGEVVDTAGNVLGQHAGYQKYTIGQRKGLRLAVGKPVYVTNIDPVSNRVVVGDKQDLLSPGLIADQCNLIAQRAIDAWEPMRCQAQIRYNAEPVEATMQRVGDDKIEVKFADPQAAVSPGQAVCLYDSDIVLGGGWIERACHAL
- a CDS encoding glycosyltransferase family 8 protein → MEFHCEGRANWRFAACSYDRPMGRAVDILFCADETMAMPLGVALYSVAKHVTAREVRFYVGSVGLSDDSRARIRRVARPFELEIIDLESGSLLPRNLAVTERFSRAAYARLVVGELFPDKDRVLYLDSDLVCFEDPASLFDTELNGHAVGAVRDEFMPRVGSDNCVGYAVDELDDPDAAAFNSGVMLIDLDRWRSQEVSRRALDFIERHGDRLNWADQDALNVVLNGRWHEFDGRWNQQVSGRWSQPGGQVRMNRDGISHFVGANKPWATGLRHRLRRDYESQLRASGWFSPGEFLCWRVGRVGSEAVRQIGKIGRGAKTS